The proteins below come from a single Beutenbergia cavernae DSM 12333 genomic window:
- a CDS encoding carbohydrate kinase family protein, which yields MSTVLVVGEALVDIVERAGEPARSHPGGSPANVALGLARLGRDVELVTWLGADENGELVRAHLAASGVRIAAGSIGAERTSTALATIGDDGAASYTFDLTVDYPEVEIADDVVAVHVGSIGATLAPGAQRVDGVVAAARDRATITYDPNLRPSIMGEADGVRPRIEALVAASDVVKFSDEDLAFLYPGSDPREVARDWAARGPGVVVVTLGAAGSFAVAADGGEAEAPAPTVTVADTVGAGDSFMGGLIDGLWSAGLLGAQHRPGLAALEPSALRVLLDAAARIAAITVSRPGADPPTRPELA from the coding sequence ATGAGCACGGTGCTCGTGGTCGGCGAGGCCCTTGTCGACATCGTCGAACGCGCCGGCGAACCCGCGCGCTCCCACCCGGGCGGCTCGCCCGCCAACGTCGCGCTCGGGCTCGCCCGGCTCGGCCGCGACGTCGAGCTCGTGACGTGGCTGGGCGCCGACGAGAACGGTGAGCTGGTGCGGGCGCACCTCGCGGCGTCGGGCGTCCGGATCGCCGCGGGCTCCATCGGCGCCGAGCGGACCTCGACGGCCCTCGCGACGATCGGCGACGACGGCGCCGCCAGCTACACCTTCGACCTCACCGTGGACTACCCGGAGGTCGAGATCGCCGACGACGTCGTGGCCGTGCACGTCGGTTCGATCGGGGCGACGCTCGCGCCGGGCGCCCAGCGCGTCGACGGCGTCGTCGCCGCGGCTCGGGACCGCGCGACGATCACGTACGACCCGAACCTGCGGCCCTCGATCATGGGCGAGGCCGACGGCGTCCGCCCGCGGATCGAGGCGCTCGTCGCGGCGTCGGACGTCGTCAAGTTCTCCGACGAGGACCTGGCCTTCCTCTACCCGGGCAGCGATCCTCGTGAGGTCGCGCGCGACTGGGCGGCTCGCGGCCCCGGCGTCGTCGTCGTCACGCTGGGCGCCGCGGGGTCCTTCGCCGTCGCCGCCGACGGAGGCGAGGCCGAGGCGCCCGCACCCACGGTCACCGTGGCGGACACCGTGGGCGCCGGCGACTCGTTCATGGGCGGCCTCATCGACGGGCTCTGGTCCGCAGGCCTGCTGGGTGCGCAGCACCGACCCGGCCTCGCGGCGCTCGAACCCTCGGCGCTACGCGTCCTGCTCGACGCCGCCGCGCGGATCGCCGCGATCACCGTGTCGCGCCCGGGGGCGGACCCGCCCACCCGCCCCGAGCTCGCCTGA
- a CDS encoding carbohydrate ABC transporter permease encodes MGVLSKRQRVWWTVITVLVLLYALFPVASIAATSFKSSAELNSGQMLPSSPTLANYEQILVGSAQELFLSALRNSIGISLISTVIAVVLATLAAYAIARLDFPGKRLILTTALGVSIFPVISIVTPLFNLWRTIGLYDTWPGLIIPYLSLTLPISIWTLAAFFRQIPWELEQAAQVDGATPFQAFRKAIVPLAAPGVFTTALIAFFIAWNDFVYGISLTSTSAARPVPAALAFFTGASQFEEPAGAISAAAVIVTIPVVVLVLLFQRQIVSGLTQGAVKG; translated from the coding sequence ATGGGCGTGCTCAGCAAGCGCCAGCGCGTGTGGTGGACGGTGATCACCGTCCTCGTCCTGCTGTACGCGCTGTTCCCCGTCGCGTCGATCGCCGCGACGTCGTTCAAGAGCTCGGCCGAGCTCAACTCCGGCCAGATGCTCCCGAGCAGCCCGACGCTCGCGAACTACGAGCAGATCCTTGTGGGGTCCGCACAGGAGCTGTTCCTCTCCGCCCTGCGCAACTCCATCGGCATCTCCCTCATCTCGACGGTGATCGCCGTCGTCCTCGCGACGCTCGCGGCCTACGCGATCGCCCGGCTCGACTTCCCGGGCAAACGCCTCATCCTGACGACGGCGCTCGGCGTCTCGATCTTCCCGGTGATCTCGATCGTCACGCCGCTGTTCAACCTGTGGCGCACGATCGGCCTCTACGACACCTGGCCCGGCCTGATCATCCCGTACCTCTCGCTCACGCTGCCGATCTCGATCTGGACGCTGGCCGCGTTCTTCCGGCAGATCCCCTGGGAGCTGGAGCAGGCCGCCCAGGTGGACGGCGCGACGCCGTTCCAGGCGTTCCGGAAGGCGATCGTGCCGCTCGCCGCGCCTGGGGTGTTCACGACGGCGCTCATCGCGTTCTTCATCGCCTGGAACGACTTCGTCTACGGCATCTCGCTGACCTCGACGTCGGCGGCGCGGCCGGTGCCCGCCGCCCTCGCGTTCTTCACCGGTGCCTCGCAGTTCGAGGAGCCGGCCGGCGCGATCTCGGCCGCCGCCGTCATCGTGACGATCCCGGTCGTCGTCCTCGTCCTGCTCTTCCAACGTCAGATCGTCTCGGGCCTCACCCAGGGCGCCGTCAAGGGTTGA
- a CDS encoding ferrochelatase, producing MTIPVIPTTDVAPYDALLLHSFGGPEGPDDVMPFLRNVTAGRGIPDERLEQVAEHYLHFGGRSPINDQNAALLAALRAELDRRGVTLPTAWGNRNWDPFVTDTLRELHDAGHRRVLVLTTSAYACYSSCRQYGEDLARALATLESEGRQIAVDKVRPYFNSPGFVTANTDAVRGAVGSLGGNARTPHVVFVTHSIPTTMEDASGRDAPHGATYRDQHLDLARVVAGRLAAEGVPITWELAFCSRSGPPSQPWLSPDVNDVLEARHAEGVDGVVLAPIGFVSDHMEVVYDLDTEARETAERLGMRMVRAATAGTAEEFVAGLVDLVLERCGTERGEAPQRPAEGEIGPWPDACSPGGCWRRDGEDSGVPAAATRVDAEAVSA from the coding sequence ATGACGATCCCGGTGATTCCGACGACCGACGTCGCCCCGTACGACGCGCTGCTCCTCCACTCGTTCGGCGGGCCCGAGGGACCGGACGACGTCATGCCGTTCCTGCGCAACGTCACGGCCGGCCGCGGCATCCCCGACGAGCGGCTCGAGCAGGTCGCCGAGCACTACCTGCACTTCGGCGGGCGCAGCCCCATCAACGACCAGAACGCCGCGCTGCTGGCGGCACTGCGAGCGGAGCTCGATCGGCGCGGTGTCACGCTCCCCACGGCGTGGGGCAACCGCAACTGGGACCCGTTCGTCACCGACACGCTGCGTGAGCTGCACGACGCCGGCCACCGCCGGGTGCTCGTGCTCACGACGAGCGCGTACGCCTGCTACTCCTCGTGCCGGCAGTACGGCGAGGACCTCGCCCGGGCGCTGGCGACGCTCGAGTCGGAAGGCCGGCAGATCGCCGTCGACAAGGTCCGCCCCTACTTCAACTCGCCCGGATTCGTGACGGCGAACACCGACGCCGTCCGCGGGGCCGTCGGATCCCTCGGCGGGAATGCGCGCACGCCGCACGTGGTATTCGTCACGCATTCCATCCCGACCACGATGGAGGATGCGTCCGGGCGCGACGCGCCGCACGGGGCGACCTACCGCGACCAGCACCTCGACCTCGCGCGGGTGGTCGCCGGGCGGCTCGCCGCCGAGGGCGTGCCGATCACGTGGGAGCTGGCCTTCTGCTCCCGGTCCGGGCCGCCGTCGCAGCCCTGGCTCTCACCGGACGTCAACGACGTGCTCGAGGCCCGGCACGCGGAGGGGGTCGACGGCGTGGTCCTCGCCCCGATCGGCTTCGTCTCCGACCACATGGAGGTCGTCTACGACCTCGACACCGAGGCGCGCGAGACCGCCGAGCGGCTCGGGATGCGGATGGTCCGGGCCGCCACGGCCGGCACCGCCGAGGAGTTCGTGGCCGGGCTCGTCGACCTCGTGCTCGAGCGCTGCGGCACCGAGCGCGGCGAGGCGCCGCAGCGGCCGGCCGAGGGCGAGATCGGCCCGTGGCCCGACGCGTGCAGTCCTGGCGGCTGCTGGCGACGTGACGGCGAGGACTCCGGCGTCCCCGCCGCCGCGACCCGCGTCGACGCCGAGGCGGTGTCGGCATGA
- a CDS encoding carbonic anhydrase, producing the protein MTTPNDSPRRPTTPAEAWEALRAGNERFVAGRPEHPSQGVELRAKLSREQHPFAVIFGCSDSRLAAEIIFDQGLGDAFVVRTAGHVVDTTVIGSIEYGVDVLHAPLVVVLGHDYCGAIQAAVDALVTGELPTGFVRAIVDRVIPSIVTPTSLAATRAEEGPDGRTVTLPPPELVLREHVTNTTRTLQAYSERLSRAIAEGRCAIVGVEYALADGRAKLVAAAGDVGAEVEPPISAS; encoded by the coding sequence GTGACCACGCCGAACGATTCGCCCCGCCGCCCGACCACCCCTGCTGAGGCGTGGGAGGCGCTGCGCGCCGGCAACGAGCGCTTCGTCGCGGGCCGCCCGGAGCACCCCTCCCAGGGCGTCGAGCTGCGCGCCAAGCTCTCCCGGGAGCAGCACCCGTTCGCGGTGATCTTCGGCTGCTCGGACTCGCGGCTCGCCGCCGAGATCATCTTCGACCAAGGCCTTGGCGACGCGTTCGTCGTCCGTACCGCCGGGCACGTCGTCGACACCACGGTCATCGGCTCCATCGAGTACGGCGTCGACGTGCTCCACGCACCGCTCGTCGTCGTCCTCGGCCACGACTACTGCGGCGCGATCCAGGCGGCCGTCGACGCGCTCGTCACCGGCGAGCTGCCGACCGGCTTCGTGCGCGCCATCGTCGACCGCGTGATCCCGAGCATCGTGACCCCGACGTCGCTCGCGGCCACGCGCGCGGAGGAGGGCCCGGACGGACGCACCGTCACGCTGCCGCCGCCCGAGCTCGTGCTGCGCGAGCACGTCACGAACACGACCCGCACGCTGCAGGCCTACTCGGAACGCCTCTCCCGGGCGATCGCCGAGGGCCGGTGCGCGATCGTCGGCGTCGAGTACGCGCTCGCGGACGGGCGAGCCAAGCTCGTCGCGGCCGCCGGGGACGTCGGGGCCGAGGTCGAACCGCCGATCTCCGCCAGCTAG
- a CDS encoding TetR/AcrR family transcriptional regulator, with protein sequence MPKVSQAHLAARREQILQAALRCFSRDGFHAASMESVIRESGMSAGAVYRYFRSKEDLIAAAATGALTQQQGTLERLRNREPTPTPAEVVGALVSAVRAIAVGDGYDLTRIALHGWGERERNPAIAEVMDAFYDAFLDTVGTFAQTWRHTGEIAPDADPTATARVLLSLVMGFVVQHAVFGGIDPDDYARAVATLRHAPAPLTP encoded by the coding sequence GTGCCGAAGGTCTCCCAGGCGCACCTGGCCGCACGGCGCGAGCAGATCCTGCAGGCCGCGCTCCGGTGCTTCTCCCGCGACGGCTTCCACGCTGCGTCGATGGAGTCGGTCATCCGCGAGTCCGGCATGTCCGCCGGGGCCGTGTACCGGTACTTCCGCTCCAAGGAAGACCTCATCGCCGCAGCGGCCACCGGCGCGCTCACCCAGCAGCAGGGCACCCTCGAGAGGCTCCGGAACCGTGAGCCGACCCCGACGCCGGCCGAGGTCGTGGGCGCACTCGTCTCGGCGGTGCGCGCCATCGCCGTCGGGGACGGCTACGACCTCACGCGGATCGCGCTCCACGGCTGGGGGGAACGCGAACGCAACCCCGCGATCGCCGAGGTGATGGACGCGTTCTACGACGCCTTCCTCGACACCGTGGGAACGTTCGCGCAGACCTGGCGCCACACCGGAGAGATCGCTCCGGACGCCGACCCGACAGCGACGGCGCGCGTCCTGCTCTCGCTCGTCATGGGCTTCGTCGTCCAGCACGCCGTCTTCGGCGGCATCGACCCGGACGACTACGCCCGCGCGGTGGCGACCCTCCGGCACGCCCCGGCGCCGCTCACCCCATGA
- a CDS encoding FAD-dependent oxidoreductase, producing the protein MNSWTGEVGMRELTATVVGGGIAGLASATALARAGWRTTVVERTGSFGEVGAGVAIPRNGIAALRSLGVDDDAVAALGHEDLGTGFRDSAGRWILRIPDDDPAVRWTITIWGVHRARLHATLQAAARAAGVELVTGATVTAVDAGAPGAAPGSVTWLEGATERRLESDLVVGADGMWSAVRGAVFPRSRPRYSGSTSWRAVVRDTASEGRLVEMWGAGAEFGAMRISESELYWYGYFRHPEGATFDDELTAARDRFAGWSPWALDLIEATDPDRLLRHDVYHLPGGLPSYQRGRVVMVGDAAHAALPTMGQGAASALEDGASLGPLVGSAVVAGRDLSGALAAFDAARRPRCRAIARNARLMARFGADLGGGWRQPVRNSLLRLAPGAGVARAGGSIVRWVPPTAPNASGETVPGAA; encoded by the coding sequence GTGAACAGTTGGACGGGAGAGGTCGGGATGCGCGAGCTGACAGCGACGGTCGTCGGTGGGGGAATCGCCGGACTGGCCTCCGCGACGGCCCTGGCCAGGGCGGGGTGGCGGACGACGGTGGTGGAGCGGACGGGCTCCTTCGGCGAGGTGGGCGCCGGAGTCGCGATCCCACGCAACGGGATCGCGGCGCTGCGGTCGCTCGGTGTGGACGACGACGCCGTCGCCGCGCTCGGCCACGAGGATCTCGGCACCGGCTTCCGAGACTCCGCCGGGCGGTGGATCCTGCGCATCCCCGACGACGATCCCGCGGTGCGCTGGACGATCACCATCTGGGGCGTGCACCGCGCCCGGCTTCACGCGACGCTCCAGGCCGCCGCCCGGGCCGCAGGGGTCGAGCTCGTCACCGGTGCCACCGTCACGGCAGTGGACGCGGGCGCACCGGGTGCCGCACCAGGATCCGTGACGTGGCTGGAGGGCGCGACCGAGCGCCGTCTCGAGTCCGACCTCGTGGTGGGCGCCGACGGCATGTGGAGCGCTGTCCGAGGGGCGGTGTTCCCGCGCTCACGACCCCGGTACAGCGGCAGCACGAGCTGGCGCGCCGTCGTCCGCGACACCGCGTCCGAGGGGCGGCTCGTCGAGATGTGGGGCGCGGGCGCGGAGTTCGGCGCGATGCGCATCAGCGAGTCCGAGCTGTACTGGTACGGCTACTTCCGGCACCCGGAGGGCGCGACCTTCGACGACGAGCTCACGGCAGCGCGTGACCGTTTCGCCGGGTGGTCGCCGTGGGCTCTCGACCTCATCGAGGCGACCGATCCGGACCGTCTCCTCCGCCACGACGTGTACCACCTGCCCGGCGGACTGCCGAGCTATCAGCGAGGCCGGGTGGTCATGGTCGGCGACGCCGCGCACGCCGCGCTTCCCACGATGGGTCAGGGCGCCGCGAGCGCGCTCGAGGACGGCGCCTCGCTGGGCCCGCTCGTGGGCTCGGCCGTCGTCGCGGGGCGAGACCTGTCCGGCGCCCTCGCCGCCTTCGACGCCGCACGTCGGCCCCGGTGCCGGGCGATCGCACGGAACGCCAGGCTCATGGCCCGGTTCGGCGCGGATCTCGGGGGAGGCTGGCGCCAGCCTGTGCGCAACTCACTGCTGCGGCTCGCGCCGGGTGCCGGCGTCGCCCGCGCGGGGGGCTCGATCGTCCGGTGGGTGCCGCCGACGGCCCCGAACGCGTCGGGCGAGACCGTGCCCGGCGCGGCCTAG
- a CDS encoding TetR/AcrR family transcriptional regulator: MPPTNPRRRRALTDAAIELLASDGAHGLTHRAVERVAGVPAGTVSNYFPSREALLVAAAERIVELHLAEMDAATRADDAPPDGPAPGEAAGMSLEQLVDVLADSLLHAATTLRARYLAVFELQLEARRRPTLAAALAGFEGTSLTHTTALHGELGLPPTPGAVQTLITLYGGALFTLVASPAQAVDPASVRRLAAAMVRGAFGAP; this comes from the coding sequence GTGCCACCGACGAACCCCCGGCGTCGCCGCGCACTCACGGACGCCGCCATCGAGCTCCTGGCCTCGGACGGGGCGCACGGTCTGACGCACCGGGCCGTGGAGCGGGTCGCGGGCGTGCCCGCGGGAACCGTGTCGAACTACTTCCCCAGCAGGGAGGCCCTCCTCGTCGCCGCCGCCGAACGGATCGTCGAGCTCCACCTCGCCGAGATGGACGCCGCCACCCGCGCCGACGACGCCCCGCCCGACGGGCCGGCTCCGGGCGAGGCTGCCGGGATGTCGCTCGAGCAGCTCGTCGACGTGCTCGCGGACTCGCTCCTCCACGCGGCGACGACGTTGCGGGCGCGCTATCTCGCGGTCTTCGAGCTCCAGCTGGAGGCACGCCGCCGGCCGACGCTGGCCGCGGCGCTCGCGGGGTTCGAGGGGACGTCGCTGACGCACACCACGGCGCTCCACGGCGAGCTCGGTCTCCCACCCACCCCGGGTGCTGTGCAGACGCTCATCACGCTCTACGGCGGCGCGCTGTTCACGCTCGTCGCGTCCCCCGCCCAGGCGGTCGATCCGGCATCGGTCCGACGGCTCGCCGCGGCGATGGTCCGCGGCGCGTTCGGCGCGCCCTGA
- the hemQ gene encoding hydrogen peroxide-dependent heme synthase: MSADTGTTGATAPHVDHSAVAERVNDELRFTMWSVWRTAAPLAGDAEEVDALAASAETAVTSAGADLRGWYDVGGFRADADLMAWWHAPDVESVQAAYHALRASTLGAVLEPVWSVVAVHRPAEFNRGHVPAFLAGDDPKGFLCVYPFVRSYEWYLLPDDERRTLLREHGMAARDYGDVLANTVATFALSDYEWILAFEADELVRIVDLMRELRATDARRHVREEVPFFTGPRVELPEWAGRQPFMG; this comes from the coding sequence ATGAGCGCGGACACGGGGACGACCGGGGCCACAGCGCCGCACGTCGACCACAGCGCCGTCGCCGAGCGCGTGAACGACGAGCTGCGCTTCACGATGTGGTCGGTGTGGCGCACGGCCGCGCCCCTGGCGGGCGACGCCGAGGAGGTCGACGCGCTGGCGGCGTCCGCGGAGACCGCTGTGACGTCGGCGGGAGCGGACCTGCGGGGCTGGTACGACGTCGGCGGCTTCCGGGCCGACGCCGACCTCATGGCGTGGTGGCACGCACCGGACGTCGAGTCCGTGCAGGCCGCCTACCACGCCCTTCGGGCGAGCACGCTCGGCGCGGTGCTGGAGCCCGTCTGGTCGGTCGTGGCCGTGCACCGGCCGGCCGAGTTCAACCGCGGGCACGTCCCGGCGTTCCTCGCCGGCGACGACCCGAAGGGCTTCCTGTGCGTGTACCCCTTCGTCCGTTCGTACGAGTGGTACCTGCTGCCCGACGACGAGCGCCGCACGCTGCTGCGGGAGCACGGGATGGCGGCCCGCGACTACGGCGACGTGCTGGCGAACACCGTGGCCACGTTCGCGCTCAGCGACTACGAGTGGATCCTCGCGTTCGAGGCGGACGAGCTCGTGCGGATCGTGGACCTCATGCGCGAGCTGCGTGCCACCGACGCGCGCCGGCACGTGCGCGAGGAGGTGCCGTTCTTCACCGGACCGCGCGTCGAGCTGCCCGAGTGGGCGGGGCGTCAGCCGTTCATGGGGTGA
- a CDS encoding extracellular solute-binding protein translates to MHRRRIAALLGLALVAPLAACASGPEGPPTLTWYINPDNGGQVEIAARCTEEADGAYRITTSLLPRDAASQREQLARRLAAHDSSIDIMSLDPPFIPELAEPGFLAAVPGDIADDVGSGDVVQGAIDSSTWRDELVAVPFWANTQLLWYRKSVVEAAGLDMSAPVTWDQVIDVAQEQDLLLGVQGAKAESLTVWINALVASAGGQIITNPEAPADEVELGLESDAGREAARIIGTIGSEGLGGPGLPTADENASMALFQSDRGSFMVNWPFVWSATNAAADEGAVPADLPDDIGWAIYPRVVEDQDAAPPVGGINLGVGAFSEHVDLAYDAVQCIVSPENQSAYFATNGNPPSSIEAYDDAEVQEAYPMADVIRDSLDQGAPRPQTPYYNEVSSGLQETWHPPSSVNPDTTPARSTELITDVLRGERLL, encoded by the coding sequence GTGCACCGACGCCGCATCGCCGCGCTGCTGGGGCTCGCGTTGGTCGCGCCGCTCGCCGCGTGCGCGTCCGGGCCGGAGGGGCCGCCGACGCTGACGTGGTACATCAACCCGGACAACGGTGGGCAGGTCGAGATCGCCGCGCGCTGCACGGAGGAGGCCGACGGCGCCTACCGGATCACCACCTCGCTCCTGCCGCGCGATGCGGCGTCGCAGCGGGAGCAGCTCGCGCGCCGACTCGCCGCGCACGACTCGTCCATCGACATCATGAGCCTCGACCCGCCGTTCATCCCGGAGCTCGCCGAGCCCGGGTTCCTTGCCGCCGTGCCGGGCGACATCGCGGACGACGTCGGCTCCGGGGACGTCGTGCAGGGGGCGATCGACTCCTCGACGTGGCGTGACGAGCTCGTCGCCGTCCCGTTCTGGGCCAACACGCAGCTGCTCTGGTACCGCAAGTCGGTGGTGGAGGCAGCGGGTCTCGACATGAGCGCGCCGGTCACGTGGGACCAGGTCATCGACGTCGCGCAGGAGCAGGATCTCCTGCTCGGCGTCCAGGGGGCGAAGGCCGAGTCGCTCACGGTCTGGATCAACGCCCTCGTCGCGTCCGCGGGCGGGCAGATCATCACCAACCCCGAGGCCCCTGCCGACGAGGTGGAGCTGGGGCTCGAGTCGGACGCCGGCCGGGAGGCGGCGCGGATCATCGGCACGATCGGTTCCGAGGGCCTCGGCGGCCCGGGTCTGCCCACGGCCGACGAGAACGCCTCCATGGCGCTCTTCCAGTCCGACCGTGGCTCGTTCATGGTGAACTGGCCGTTCGTGTGGTCGGCCACGAACGCCGCCGCGGACGAGGGCGCCGTGCCGGCGGACCTGCCGGACGACATCGGCTGGGCGATCTACCCGCGGGTCGTCGAGGACCAGGACGCCGCACCGCCGGTCGGCGGGATCAACCTCGGCGTCGGCGCGTTCAGCGAGCACGTCGACCTGGCGTACGACGCCGTCCAGTGCATCGTCTCGCCGGAGAACCAGTCGGCCTACTTCGCGACCAACGGGAACCCGCCGTCGAGCATCGAGGCGTACGACGACGCAGAGGTCCAGGAGGCGTACCCGATGGCGGACGTCATCCGCGACTCCCTCGACCAGGGCGCGCCCCGGCCGCAGACGCCGTACTACAACGAGGTCTCCAGCGGCCTTCAGGAGACGTGGCACCCGCCGTCGTCGGTCAACCCCGACACCACCCCGGCCAGGTCCACGGAGCTCATCACGGACGTGCTGCGAGGGGAGCGACTCCTGTGA
- a CDS encoding carbohydrate ABC transporter permease, with translation MTATSSTRSARRRAPARSARARDEARLGWLLAGPAFVVMLAVTAYPILQAVYESLFNNRLTAPDDRAFVGLKNYGVVLTDPVFWRSLWVTTFIMLVTVLIELVLGFALALVMHRALTRLRGLLRTAILVPYGIITVVSAFAWFYAFDITSGYVNTWFDWVPGVGPDLNWFASQGTSLFVIIASEVWKTTPFISLLLLAGLAQVPGDLEEAARVDGATPWQVFARVIVPNMKAAIMVAVLFRALDAFRIFDNVFIMTNGANGTEVLSLLAYRQSISRLEIGLGSTISVLLFLCVILICFVAIRLFRVDLASARGEK, from the coding sequence GTGACGGCGACGAGCTCGACCCGGTCCGCCCGCCGCCGGGCGCCCGCCCGGAGCGCCCGCGCTCGCGACGAGGCTCGCCTGGGCTGGCTGCTCGCCGGCCCGGCGTTCGTCGTCATGCTGGCCGTGACCGCCTACCCGATCCTGCAGGCCGTCTACGAGTCCCTGTTCAACAACCGGCTGACCGCACCCGACGACCGCGCGTTCGTGGGGCTGAAGAACTACGGCGTCGTGCTGACCGATCCGGTGTTCTGGCGCAGCCTCTGGGTGACGACGTTCATCATGCTCGTCACCGTGCTCATCGAGCTCGTGCTCGGCTTCGCGCTCGCCCTGGTCATGCACCGCGCCCTCACCCGGCTGCGGGGGCTGCTGCGCACGGCGATCCTCGTGCCGTACGGCATCATCACCGTGGTCTCGGCGTTCGCGTGGTTCTACGCGTTCGACATCACGTCCGGCTACGTCAACACGTGGTTCGACTGGGTGCCGGGAGTCGGCCCCGATCTCAACTGGTTCGCGAGCCAGGGCACGAGCCTCTTCGTCATCATCGCCTCCGAGGTGTGGAAGACGACGCCGTTCATCTCGTTGCTCCTGCTCGCGGGCCTCGCGCAGGTGCCGGGCGATCTCGAGGAGGCCGCCCGGGTGGACGGCGCCACGCCCTGGCAGGTGTTCGCGCGCGTCATCGTGCCGAACATGAAGGCGGCGATCATGGTCGCGGTGCTCTTCCGGGCGCTCGACGCGTTCCGGATCTTCGACAACGTCTTCATCATGACGAACGGCGCCAACGGCACCGAGGTGCTGTCGCTCCTCGCGTACCGGCAGTCGATCAGCCGGCTGGAGATCGGGCTGGGGTCGACGATCTCGGTCTTGCTGTTCCTGTGCGTCATCCTCATCTGCTTCGTCGCCATCAGGCTCTTCCGGGTCGACCTGGCGAGCGCGCGAGGGGAGAAGTGA
- a CDS encoding ABC transporter ATP-binding protein, which translates to MSSITLKNLVKKYGDGFPAVNDVSLDIADGEFVILVGPSGCGKSTLLRMIVGLEDITSGDLLIDGDRVNDKAPRDRDLAMVFQNYALYPHLTVYENIAFPLRLQRGQYSDEEIDTRVRRASSLLELDEHLDRKPANLSGGQRQRVAMGRAIVRQARAFLFDEPLSNLDAKLRGQMRTEIARMQRRLGTTTVYVTHDQTEALTLGDRVAVLRKGVLQQVASPRALYEEPVNLFVAGFIGSPPMNFIPGEVTEDGIRTPFGDVPLDDRLRPAVEGRTLVIVGIRPDTFKDADTTPVAEGGVTFGADIDVTEWLGSELYAYVPFDTHEAVAGKLEELDRDLDGEGMRTQLVIALDPMTALGDGDAADLWFDPTVIHVFDPESGENLTRDSARAEKIDEQGVAQRKRALERAHARAEREDAGGTP; encoded by the coding sequence ATGTCCTCGATCACGCTCAAGAACCTCGTGAAGAAGTACGGCGACGGATTCCCGGCGGTCAACGACGTCAGCCTCGACATCGCCGACGGCGAGTTCGTCATCCTGGTCGGCCCGTCCGGCTGCGGGAAGTCGACGCTGCTACGGATGATCGTCGGCCTCGAGGACATCACGTCCGGCGACCTGCTGATCGACGGCGACCGGGTCAACGACAAGGCGCCGCGCGACCGCGATCTCGCCATGGTGTTCCAGAACTACGCCCTGTACCCCCACCTCACCGTGTACGAGAACATCGCGTTCCCGCTGCGCCTGCAGCGCGGGCAGTACTCCGACGAGGAGATCGACACCCGGGTGCGGCGGGCGTCGTCGCTGCTGGAGCTGGACGAGCACCTCGACCGCAAGCCGGCGAACCTCTCGGGCGGGCAGCGCCAGCGGGTGGCCATGGGGCGGGCGATCGTGCGGCAGGCGCGGGCGTTCCTGTTCGACGAGCCGCTGTCCAACCTCGACGCCAAGCTCCGCGGGCAGATGCGCACCGAGATCGCCCGGATGCAGCGCCGCCTCGGCACGACGACCGTCTACGTCACCCACGACCAGACCGAGGCGCTGACGCTCGGCGATCGCGTCGCCGTCCTGCGCAAGGGCGTCCTCCAGCAGGTCGCGAGCCCGCGGGCCCTGTACGAGGAGCCGGTCAACCTGTTCGTCGCGGGCTTCATCGGCTCACCGCCGATGAACTTCATCCCCGGCGAGGTCACCGAGGACGGCATCCGCACACCGTTCGGGGACGTTCCGCTCGACGACCGGCTCCGGCCCGCCGTCGAGGGCCGCACGCTCGTCATCGTGGGGATCCGCCCGGACACGTTCAAGGACGCGGACACGACGCCGGTGGCCGAGGGCGGCGTCACGTTCGGCGCCGACATCGACGTCACCGAGTGGTTGGGCTCGGAGCTGTACGCGTACGTGCCGTTCGACACGCACGAGGCGGTCGCGGGCAAGCTGGAGGAGCTCGATCGCGACCTCGACGGCGAGGGGATGCGCACCCAGCTGGTCATCGCCCTCGACCCGATGACCGCGCTCGGCGACGGCGACGCCGCGGACCTGTGGTTCGACCCGACGGTCATCCACGTGTTCGACCCGGAGAGCGGTGAGAACCTCACGCGGGACTCCGCCCGCGCGGAGAAGATCGACGAGCAGGGCGTCGCGCAACGCAAGCGCGCACTCGAGAGGGCGCACGCCAGGGCCGAGCGGGAGGACGCGGGCGGGACTCCCTGA